One Solea senegalensis isolate Sse05_10M linkage group LG21, IFAPA_SoseM_1, whole genome shotgun sequence DNA segment encodes these proteins:
- the f2rl1.1 gene encoding coagulation factor II (thrombin) receptor-like 1, tandem duplicate 1 produces the protein MAAPGTVWLQLLLVVLFAPTCLSEADTRGFSGTETKDGVWVNSQAQEVLSSRLTTVFLPIVYIIVFAVGLPTNALAIWVFLFRTKEKHPSSIYMANLALADLLFVIWIPLKIAYHFNGNNWIYGEGLCKVLVAFFYGNMYCSIAFITCISVQRYWAVVSPLSRKHRSNRVAICISISVWVVVWLITIPLYLYDQQVRVANLKIFTCHDITRPGQKETAAGYFLTMGILGFVVPTIVCVVSYVLMLKTLRNSMGDAAIAKKRRKAVVLIITVLVMFLVCFTPSNIMLLVHYILLLREATNNLYGFYITTLCLASLNSCFDPFIYYFISEDFREHVKNTFLCRSERTVERMRVSFSALKNSRKSNTYTSDSRNTQSSDC, from the coding sequence ACACCAGAGGCTTCAGTGGCACAGAGACCAAAGATGGCGTGTGGGTCAACTCCCAAGCCCAAGAAGTCCTGAGCAGCCGCCTCACAACCGTCTTCCTCCCGATTGTCTACATCATCGTGTTCGCCGTTGGGTTGCCCACGAACGCCTTGGCTATCTGGGTATTCCTCTTCCGCACAAAGGAGAAGCACCCGTCGTCCATCTACATGGCCAACCTGGCTCTCGCTGACCTGCTCTTTGTCATCTGGATCCCGCTGAAGATCGCGTACCACTTCAACGGCAACAACTGGATCTACGGTGAAGGTTTATGCAAAGTGCTGGTGGCGTTCTTCTACGGGAACATGTACTGCTCCATCGCCTTCATCACCTGCATTAGCGTCCAGCGTTACTGGGCTGTGGTCAGCCCACTTTCCCGGAAGCATCGGAGCAACCGTGTAGCCATTTGCATCTCCATCTCGGTCTGGGTGGTGGTGTGGCTCATCACGATCCCTCTCTATCTGTATGATCAACAAGTCCGCGTCGCTAACCTCAAAATCTTCACCTGTCACGACATCACAAGGCCCGGTCAGAAGGAAACGGCAGCAGGCTACTTCCTGACAATGGGAATACTTGGGTTCGTCGTTCCCACCATCGTGTGCGTCGTCTCCTACGTCCTCATGCTCAAGACCCTCAGGAACAGCATGGGGGACGCCGCCATCGCCAAGAAGCGGCGTAAGGCCGTGGTGTTGATCATCACCGTGCTGGTCATGTTCTTGGTGTGCTTCACGCCGAGTAACATCATGCTGCTGGTGCACTACATCCTGCTGCTGCGCGAGGCCACCAACAACCTGTACGGCTTCTACATCACCACGCTGTGCTTGGCGAGCCTCAACAGCTGCTTCGACCCCTTCATTTACTACTTCATCTCGGAGGACTTCAGGGAGCATGTGAAGAACACGTTCCTCTGCAGGAGCGAGAGGACGGTGGAGAGGATGAGGGTCTCCTTCAGTGCcctgaaaaactccagaaagagcAACACGTACACATCCGATTCACGGAACACACAAAGCTCCGACTGCTAG